The sequence CGTGGGAGGAGAAGCGCACGTTGACGGCAATGTCCGCACCGCCCAGCCCTTCGCAGAGCGCGCCGGCAAAAGCGAACAGCTCGTGACGAACTTCGTCCGATACGTCTTGGTCCGAGAAGAGCACCAACTGGCCGTAGCCAGCGGCGATCATCGCGGCGAGGGCCGCACGGGCGATCTCGTAGCGGGCAGCCGTGCACTTTGGGCACTGTGTTGCCGTGGTCGAGAGCACGACGCTGGCGGGCACTTCCCCTTCGTTCGCCAAGCGCTGCAGTCGTCGAACGATACGAGACGCGAAGCTCTTGGGTGACTCGTCGGGTTGTTGGGCGTCGACGACGGCTCGAGACACGCGCGCCTGGAGCTCTGCAACACCGGCGGGGAACTGCGCTCCCTGCTCCATGATGACGATTGCTACTTCCTTCTTACCCAACTTCGACCCCAATTCTCGTCCGTGCCTGGCTTGAACCGTTTCTCCACCCACACAATTCCCGACTGCTCGCTTTTCTCAAGCCAAGCGGGGAGGGTGTCCCCGGAATTTCTAACCCCCGAAGAGACCCCAGCGTGCGATCCAGCATCAGTAGTGTCAAGGCGTAGTCCGTACAAAAAGTCTCGACGCAGTGTGTCAGTTGACGCTCGGCAAAACGTACACGATTCGTTGCGCGCTTTTCACGGATCTTCACGGCGTCGTGACGCAATCGGTCCATCGGCCGGTCGAAGTGTCAACGCTTTGACGCGTGCATGCGCGAACATGCCAAGTTACTCACCAACTGACTGCGACAAGATGTCGCACTGCAGCGGAAGCCGACTCAGATGTGGATGCTGCGACCCATCGTCCCGAGCGCAGCTTCTTTGACGGCTTCCGCCAACGTCGGGTGAGCGTGACAGGCGCGTGCCAGATCTTCTGCACTCGCGCCAAACTCGATGGCGACGGCCGCTTCGGCGATCAGATCGCCGGCACGCGGCCCCAGAATGTGCACGCCCAGCACGCGATCCGTTTCCGCGTCCGCCAGGATCTTCACGCGCCCTTCCGTGGATCCAAGCGCGCGGGCGCGGCCGTTGGCCATGAAGGGAAAGACTCCGCGGTTGTAGGCCCGACCCGCGTCGGAAAGCTCCTCCTCGGTCTTGCCCACGCTGGCGATCTCGGGATGGGTGTACACGATGGCGGGGATCGCGTCGTAGTTGACGTGGCCGTAGCCCGTTGCCAATCGCTCCACGCAGGCAATGCCTTCCTCTTCTGCTTTGTGGGCCAGCATGGGCCCCGGAATGACATCGCCGATGGCGAAAATCCCAGGCTGGCTGGTCTGAAAGTGCTCGTCGACGCGAATGCGCCCCCGATCGTCGACGGCAACGCCCACGGCGTCGAGACCGAGGCCGTCGGTGTTTGGACTGCGTCCGACGGCGACCAACACGCGGTCGCCAGTGAGGGGCTCGGCGCCGTCGATCTCCACCACCGCGCGTCCGGTGTCATCGACATGTGCACCCACCACGCGCGTCCCGA comes from Polyangiaceae bacterium and encodes:
- the lpdA gene encoding dihydrolipoyl dehydrogenase, yielding MPKHDLVVIGAGPGGYVAAIRAAQLGLDVACVEKESQLGGTCLRVGCIPSKALLEASERYAEARDHLGEMGILVQPQLDLAKMLSRKDGIVRGLTQGVAGLFKKNRVTRYHGHARFVGAKQLRVDGDASIDLQAERVLIATGSKVSALRGVHVDGTVIGTSTEALSYDKVPEHLIVIGAGVIGLELGSVWRRLGAKVTVLEYLDRILPGMDAELATEAKRSFQKQGIEFRLGTRVVGAHVDDTGRAVVEIDGAEPLTGDRVLVAVGRSPNTDGLGLDAVGVAVDDRGRIRVDEHFQTSQPGIFAIGDVIPGPMLAHKAEEEGIACVERLATGYGHVNYDAIPAIVYTHPEIASVGKTEEELSDAGRAYNRGVFPFMANGRARALGSTEGRVKILADAETDRVLGVHILGPRAGDLIAEAAVAIEFGASAEDLARACHAHPTLAEAVKEAALGTMGRSIHI